A genomic segment from Pseudomonas sessilinigenes encodes:
- a CDS encoding antibiotic biosynthesis monooxygenase produces the protein MSAFEKNHSFTQLIEFEIEPHQQEPLVLALVEQSERLAQDHGGFLSASVQVSDDGRRVLNYLQWQTREAGEAAFQGFESGEQDFWQLILAYRARTVTFGSFQVRSSIARSHDNALHCRLAG, from the coding sequence ATGAGCGCCTTTGAAAAAAACCACAGCTTCACCCAGTTGATCGAGTTCGAGATCGAGCCTCATCAACAGGAACCCCTGGTATTGGCCCTGGTCGAGCAGAGTGAGCGCCTGGCCCAGGATCATGGTGGTTTCCTCAGTGCCAGCGTGCAGGTCAGCGACGATGGCCGGCGTGTGCTCAATTACCTGCAATGGCAAACCCGGGAAGCTGGCGAGGCGGCTTTCCAGGGATTCGAGAGTGGGGAGCAGGATTTCTGGCAGTTGATTCTCGCTTATCGGGCCAGGACCGTGACCTTCGGCTCGTTCCAGGTACGCAGCAGCATTGCCCGCAGCCATGACAACGCCTTGCACTGTCGCCTGGCCGGTTAG
- the soxR gene encoding redox-sensitive transcriptional activator SoxR, whose product MIDHDSIHKELTVGQLAARSGVAVTALHFYETKGLIKSQRNQGNQRRYPRSVLRRVALIKVAQRLGIPLAEIGRALATLPDDRAPTAADWQRLSEQWSRELDERIQQLSLLRERLNLCIGCGCLSMDGCPLRNQGDYLGETGQGARLLEPDAPNDDLPS is encoded by the coding sequence ATGATCGATCACGACAGCATCCACAAGGAACTCACCGTCGGCCAGCTGGCGGCCCGCAGCGGGGTAGCCGTCACCGCACTGCATTTCTACGAAACCAAGGGATTGATCAAGAGCCAGCGCAACCAGGGCAATCAGCGTCGCTACCCACGCTCGGTGCTGCGTCGGGTCGCCCTGATCAAGGTGGCCCAGCGCCTGGGTATTCCCCTGGCGGAAATCGGCCGGGCCCTGGCTACCCTGCCCGATGATCGCGCACCCACCGCCGCGGATTGGCAGCGCCTGTCGGAACAATGGAGCCGTGAGCTGGACGAACGTATCCAGCAACTGAGCCTGCTGCGCGAGCGCTTGAACCTGTGCATCGGCTGCGGCTGCCTGTCAATGGACGGTTGCCCACTGCGCAACCAGGGCGATTACCTCGGGGAAACCGGCCAGGGCGCCCGGCTACTGGAGCCCGATGCTCCCAACGACGACTTGCCATCCTAG
- a CDS encoding VOC family protein, which yields MSVKPIPEGFIGVTPYLGIRQAAEAIEFYKKAFGAVQTLRLDMPDGSVGHAELIIGGAPIMLGSPCEETPMGSPEAHKTSVGLHLYVEDVDSYFARAIAAGASEAEPIKDQFYGDRSGALRDPFGHVWFIATRKENLTVEQINERAVQLFQQQAH from the coding sequence ATGAGCGTCAAACCCATTCCCGAAGGCTTCATTGGCGTCACGCCCTACCTGGGTATTCGCCAGGCCGCCGAGGCCATCGAGTTCTACAAGAAGGCCTTTGGTGCCGTACAGACCCTGCGCCTGGACATGCCCGATGGCAGCGTCGGCCATGCCGAACTGATCATTGGTGGCGCCCCCATCATGCTCGGCAGCCCTTGCGAGGAGACCCCGATGGGCAGTCCGGAAGCCCACAAGACCTCGGTGGGCCTGCACCTGTATGTGGAGGATGTAGACAGCTACTTCGCCCGGGCGATTGCCGCTGGCGCCAGCGAAGCGGAACCGATCAAGGACCAATTCTATGGCGACCGTAGCGGCGCCCTGCGCGATCCTTTCGGACATGTCTGGTTCATCGCCACCCGCAAGGAGAACCTGACGGTCGAGCAAATCAATGAGCGCGCCGTGCAGTTGTTCCAGCAACAGGCCCATTGA
- a CDS encoding PepSY-associated TM helix domain-containing protein has translation MSKKSRSKIWFLVHSWLALPIWFFVLIVCVTGTLAVVSQEIVWLANPDVRASKPTDDAQPLNYDQIVQAIKRAEPQTQVETIITPDESHFALSVSVSYPDGRSPTLYVNPYTGAIQGTSPDFDFQAFTRALHGWWLVPFTNGYSWGWYLVSFLGVPMLISLITGLVVYKKFWKGFLKPTLRLRHGARIFWGDFHRLSGIWSIWFIAVISITGIWFLIRAILGDNHISISSEPIVPVIAREQVPVSADGSPTPMISLDQAIATATQKIPGFDISFVSLPSNAYSHLYVGGRGWYPLMFQTANINPYTGSLDASHLLGDRTTLEFVTESMRPLHTGDFGGIWVKLIWFFFGLVLSMMVLSGLLIWTKRTALATANALKREEKAARARPVRTPTPALSRETSESPL, from the coding sequence ATGTCGAAGAAATCCCGCTCAAAAATCTGGTTTCTGGTGCACAGCTGGCTGGCACTGCCCATCTGGTTCTTCGTGCTGATCGTCTGCGTTACCGGCACCCTGGCAGTGGTCAGCCAGGAAATCGTCTGGCTGGCCAACCCCGATGTTCGCGCCAGCAAGCCCACCGATGATGCCCAACCGCTGAACTACGACCAGATCGTCCAGGCCATCAAGCGTGCCGAGCCCCAGACGCAGGTAGAGACCATCATCACGCCGGATGAAAGCCACTTTGCCCTCAGTGTCAGCGTCAGCTATCCGGACGGCCGCTCACCCACGCTCTACGTCAATCCCTATACCGGAGCCATCCAGGGCACCAGCCCGGACTTCGACTTCCAGGCCTTCACCCGTGCCCTGCATGGCTGGTGGCTGGTCCCCTTCACCAACGGCTACAGCTGGGGCTGGTACCTGGTGTCGTTCCTTGGCGTACCGATGCTCATCTCGCTGATTACCGGCCTGGTGGTCTACAAGAAGTTCTGGAAGGGCTTCCTCAAGCCGACCCTGCGCCTGCGCCATGGCGCCCGGATCTTCTGGGGCGACTTCCACCGCCTGAGCGGCATCTGGTCGATCTGGTTCATTGCCGTGATCTCCATCACCGGTATCTGGTTCCTGATTCGCGCGATCCTGGGCGACAACCACATCAGCATCTCCAGCGAACCCATCGTCCCGGTAATCGCCCGGGAACAGGTGCCAGTCAGCGCCGACGGCAGCCCGACACCGATGATCAGCCTGGATCAGGCCATCGCTACCGCCACCCAGAAGATCCCTGGCTTCGATATCAGCTTCGTCAGCCTACCAAGCAATGCCTACAGCCACCTGTACGTTGGCGGGCGCGGCTGGTATCCGCTGATGTTCCAAACCGCCAATATCAACCCCTATACCGGCTCCCTGGATGCCTCGCACCTGTTGGGCGACCGCACCACCCTGGAGTTCGTCACCGAGTCCATGCGCCCCTTGCATACCGGTGACTTCGGTGGGATCTGGGTCAAGCTGATCTGGTTCTTCTTCGGCCTGGTACTGAGCATGATGGTCCTCAGCGGCCTGCTGATCTGGACCAAGCGCACCGCCCTGGCTACCGCCAACGCCCTCAAGCGCGAGGAAAAGGCCGCCCGTGCGCGCCCCGTACGTACCCCCACCCCGGCATTGAGCAGGGAAACCTCGGAGAGCCCACTGTGA
- a CDS encoding thiamine pyrophosphate-binding protein, translating to MSRTHTATPDSPLSRFWHKWRFHLNILLVLIPLGFMPKYFADAALFRGDSGLGEREIGEVQVGPWSLRLAEMRDEAPRSDGPAGYLKSFNAALCQACIEPVKATYLRIGKPRSLRAAGVIFFGSPYRMGASLPIPEKTKADAELWITMEGWDGSMHQAAIPLSQASPATVAWLEKQGGKP from the coding sequence GTGAGTCGGACCCACACCGCTACCCCTGACTCGCCCCTGAGCCGGTTCTGGCACAAATGGCGCTTTCACCTGAACATCCTGCTGGTGTTGATTCCCCTGGGTTTCATGCCCAAGTACTTCGCCGATGCCGCGCTGTTTCGTGGCGATAGCGGCCTGGGCGAACGGGAGATCGGCGAAGTCCAGGTCGGCCCCTGGAGCCTGCGCCTGGCCGAAATGCGCGATGAAGCGCCTCGCAGCGACGGCCCCGCCGGTTACCTGAAAAGCTTCAACGCAGCCCTGTGCCAAGCCTGCATCGAACCGGTCAAGGCCACCTACCTGCGCATTGGCAAGCCTCGCAGCCTGCGGGCCGCCGGGGTGATCTTCTTCGGCAGCCCATACCGCATGGGGGCCAGCCTGCCCATCCCGGAAAAGACCAAGGCCGACGCCGAACTGTGGATCACCATGGAAGGCTGGGACGGCAGCATGCACCAGGCGGCCATTCCCCTGAGCCAGGCCTCGCCGGCCACCGTGGCCTGGCTCGAAAAACAAGGAGGCAAACCATGA
- a CDS encoding DUF6162 family protein — translation MNATTQVVRPAGAGHETLYVLLLCLVILCSAASVVLWHSEADTSSAIAAHQLDARRDLSAGEQGIYADLRVTLDEIRLLLAEGQALPSPEQLAEEGFAPFAQDASSVSRGGHTWQALDQAYLGLSQNPQVAGSFLMRIAPENATQVDIWLNRSPSASVPHDLGQQQLIAAGWQQVVAQFDAGVTRQHRH, via the coding sequence ATGAACGCCACTACCCAAGTCGTGCGTCCCGCCGGCGCCGGTCACGAAACCCTCTATGTCCTGCTGCTGTGCCTGGTGATCCTGTGCAGCGCTGCCAGCGTGGTGCTGTGGCACAGCGAGGCGGACACCAGCAGTGCCATCGCCGCCCATCAACTGGATGCCCGCCGCGACCTGAGCGCCGGCGAACAAGGCATCTATGCCGACCTGCGGGTGACCCTCGACGAGATCCGCCTGCTGCTGGCCGAAGGTCAGGCCCTGCCCAGCCCCGAGCAACTGGCCGAGGAAGGCTTCGCCCCCTTCGCCCAGGACGCCAGCTCGGTCAGCCGTGGCGGACACACCTGGCAGGCGCTAGACCAGGCCTACCTGGGGCTGAGCCAGAACCCCCAGGTAGCCGGCTCCTTCCTCATGCGTATCGCCCCCGAAAATGCCACCCAGGTAGACATCTGGCTCAACCGCAGTCCCTCGGCCAGCGTCCCCCACGACCTCGGCCAGCAACAGCTGATCGCTGCCGGCTGGCAGCAGGTGGTGGCGCAATTCGATGCCGGAGTGACCCGCCAGCACCGCCACTGA
- a CDS encoding metal ABC transporter substrate-binding protein: MPISSPRRPVLQVLLISLLALFLSPMANADAAKRLRIGITLHPYYSYVANIVGDKADVVPLIPAGFNPHAYEPRAEDIKRIGTLDVIVLNGVGHDDFADRMIATSERPDIPVIEANENVPLLAATGVAARGAGKVVNPHTFLSISASIAQVNNIARELGKMDPANAKTYTQNARAYGKRLRQMRADALAKLTQAPNADLRVATVHAAYDYLLREFGLEVTAVVEPAHGIEPSPSQLKKTIDQLRELDVKVIFSEMDFPSTYVETIQRESGVKLYPLSHISYGDYSADKYEKEMKGNLDTVVRAIQEAGA, translated from the coding sequence ATGCCCATTTCATCTCCACGTCGCCCCGTCCTTCAGGTGTTGCTGATCAGCCTGCTGGCCCTGTTCCTTAGCCCCATGGCCAATGCCGATGCCGCCAAGCGCCTGCGCATCGGCATCACCCTGCATCCCTACTACAGCTATGTAGCCAACATCGTCGGTGACAAGGCCGACGTGGTGCCGCTGATCCCGGCGGGCTTCAACCCCCACGCCTACGAACCCCGCGCCGAGGACATCAAGCGCATCGGCACCCTGGACGTGATCGTGCTCAACGGCGTGGGCCATGATGACTTCGCCGACCGCATGATCGCCACCAGCGAGCGCCCGGATATCCCGGTGATCGAGGCCAACGAAAACGTACCGCTGCTGGCCGCCACCGGCGTCGCTGCCCGAGGTGCCGGCAAGGTGGTGAACCCGCATACCTTCCTGTCCATCAGCGCATCCATCGCCCAGGTCAACAACATCGCTCGGGAGTTGGGCAAGATGGACCCGGCCAATGCCAAGACCTACACCCAGAATGCCCGCGCCTACGGCAAGCGCCTGCGGCAGATGCGCGCCGATGCCCTGGCCAAGCTGACCCAGGCGCCCAACGCCGACCTGCGGGTAGCCACGGTGCATGCCGCCTACGACTACCTGCTGCGCGAGTTCGGCCTGGAAGTGACCGCCGTGGTCGAGCCGGCCCACGGCATCGAGCCCAGCCCCAGCCAGTTGAAAAAGACCATCGACCAACTGCGTGAACTGGACGTCAAGGTGATCTTCTCGGAGATGGACTTCCCCTCCACCTACGTCGAGACCATCCAGCGCGAGTCCGGGGTCAAGCTCTACCCCCTGTCACACATTTCCTACGGCGACTACAGCGCCGACAAGTACGAGAAGGAAATGAAGGGCAACCTCGACACCGTGGTCCGGGCCATCCAGGAGGCCGGGGCATGA
- a CDS encoding metal ABC transporter ATP-binding protein, with the protein MTAIETLLRGPAVEFDQVSLVLGRTTILDQVTFQVQPGSVHALVGPNGGGKSSLIKTLLGQMPHQGQLRLQWPTTPGIIGYVPQALEFDRGLPMTVDDFMAAMCQRRPAFLGLSRHYAKAIGEALERVGMQDKRKRRMGALSGGERQRVLLAQGLIPAPQLVVLDEPMSALDEAGIQVFERLLQDWRQSGITLLWIEHDLEAVGRLADRVTGLNRRVLFDGPAQQTLTPERLLSLFSTHPRAAGSAA; encoded by the coding sequence ATGACCGCCATCGAGACCCTGCTACGAGGCCCGGCCGTGGAATTCGACCAGGTCAGCCTGGTCCTGGGCCGCACCACCATCCTCGACCAGGTGACATTCCAAGTGCAGCCCGGCAGCGTGCACGCGCTGGTCGGCCCCAACGGGGGCGGCAAGAGTTCGCTGATCAAGACCCTGCTGGGACAGATGCCCCACCAGGGCCAGTTGCGCCTGCAATGGCCGACGACCCCAGGCATCATCGGCTATGTACCCCAGGCCCTGGAGTTCGATCGCGGCCTGCCGATGACCGTGGACGACTTCATGGCCGCCATGTGCCAGCGCCGGCCGGCCTTTCTCGGCCTGAGCCGACACTACGCCAAGGCCATCGGCGAAGCACTGGAGCGCGTTGGCATGCAGGACAAGCGCAAGCGCCGCATGGGCGCCCTGTCCGGTGGCGAGCGCCAGCGGGTGCTGCTGGCCCAGGGCCTGATCCCGGCGCCGCAACTGGTGGTCCTGGACGAACCCATGTCGGCCCTCGACGAAGCCGGGATCCAGGTCTTCGAACGCCTGCTCCAGGACTGGCGCCAGAGCGGCATTACCCTGTTGTGGATCGAGCACGACCTGGAAGCCGTAGGCCGCCTGGCGGACCGGGTCACCGGTCTCAATCGCCGGGTGCTGTTCGACGGCCCGGCGCAGCAGACCCTGACGCCGGAGCGCCTGCTCAGCCTGTTTTCCACCCATCCACGAGCCGCCGGGAGCGCTGCCTGA
- a CDS encoding metal ABC transporter permease has product MSYEAFRLMVQGWASSGYLPEALAYGFVVNALLAGLLIGPVLGGLGTLVVVKRFAFFSEAVGHAALTGVAIGILLGEPYTGPYGSLFGYCLLFGILLNYLRNRTGLAPDTLIGVFLSVSLALGASLLLILAGKINVHILENVLFGSVLTVNGDDLLVLLVVGSMVLGLSLPLYNRIMLASFNPQLAAVRGVAVKALDYLFVILVTLITVAAVKVIGAILVGALLVIPAAAARLLSQSLKGFFWISVSIATLCTLCGILLPIVFDLPVPSGAAIILVAGICFALAAIARGTVPSLKGNIG; this is encoded by the coding sequence ATGAGTTATGAAGCTTTCCGCCTGATGGTCCAGGGCTGGGCCTCTTCAGGCTACCTGCCGGAAGCCCTGGCCTACGGTTTCGTGGTCAACGCCCTGCTCGCCGGCCTGCTGATCGGCCCGGTGCTCGGCGGCCTGGGTACCCTGGTAGTGGTCAAGCGCTTCGCGTTCTTCTCCGAGGCCGTGGGCCACGCCGCCCTGACCGGGGTAGCCATCGGCATCCTCCTGGGCGAACCCTACACCGGCCCCTACGGCAGCTTGTTCGGCTACTGCTTGCTGTTCGGCATCCTGCTCAACTACCTGCGCAATCGCACCGGCCTGGCCCCGGACACGCTGATCGGGGTCTTCCTCTCGGTATCCCTGGCCCTGGGCGCCAGCCTGCTGCTGATCCTGGCCGGCAAGATCAACGTACACATCCTGGAAAACGTACTGTTCGGCTCGGTGCTCACGGTCAATGGCGATGACCTGCTGGTGCTGCTGGTCGTCGGCAGCATGGTCCTGGGCCTGAGCCTGCCACTGTACAACCGCATCATGCTGGCCAGCTTCAACCCACAGCTGGCGGCGGTGCGTGGCGTAGCGGTGAAGGCCCTGGACTACCTGTTCGTGATCCTGGTGACGCTGATCACCGTGGCCGCGGTGAAAGTCATCGGCGCGATCCTGGTCGGCGCCCTGCTGGTGATCCCGGCCGCCGCAGCGCGCCTGCTCAGCCAGTCGCTCAAGGGGTTCTTCTGGATCTCGGTGAGCATCGCCACCCTCTGCACCTTGTGCGGCATCCTGCTGCCGATCGTCTTCGACCTGCCGGTCCCCTCCGGCGCCGCGATCATCCTGGTGGCCGGCATCTGCTTCGCCCTGGCCGCCATCGCCCGCGGCACCGTCCCCAGCCTGAAAGGGAATATCGGATAA
- a CDS encoding metal ABC transporter solute-binding protein, Zn/Mn family — protein sequence MHNSSPNLSLPRLALVLVLGGLLHAPTLSAADNVRQGQPAPTATRQPLMVLASLPVTFGLGQILLQGTDVKLERAAPANLPGSRQTAYFTGRGAPALGKLAQGADAVIGLRSIWPDDPLYPNARRSNIRIVEIDAARPVDGALPGIALQPGKSDGLNAQPWLSSNNLGRMADVLAADLVRLAPGAKPQIESNLANLKQRLLKLSADSEARLAEADNLSVLSLSEHFGYLVSGLNLELLEVDARADNEWTPEALKKLQARLKDNDVALVLHHRQPSEALKAAISAGGSQLLVLETDSADPASELETNQQKIIQALAPKS from the coding sequence ATGCACAATTCATCACCCAATCTGTCACTGCCGCGCCTGGCCTTGGTCCTGGTTCTCGGCGGCCTGCTCCATGCCCCGACTCTGTCGGCAGCGGACAATGTCCGCCAGGGCCAACCGGCACCCACCGCCACCCGACAACCACTGATGGTGCTGGCCTCGCTGCCGGTGACCTTCGGCCTCGGCCAGATCCTGCTGCAAGGCACCGACGTCAAGCTGGAGCGGGCCGCCCCGGCCAACCTGCCGGGCTCGCGGCAAACCGCCTACTTCACCGGGCGCGGCGCCCCGGCCCTGGGCAAGCTGGCCCAGGGTGCCGACGCGGTGATCGGCCTGCGCTCGATCTGGCCGGACGACCCGCTGTATCCCAATGCCCGGCGCAGCAATATCCGCATCGTCGAAATCGATGCCGCACGCCCCGTGGATGGCGCCCTGCCCGGCATCGCCCTGCAGCCGGGCAAGAGCGACGGCCTGAACGCCCAGCCATGGTTGTCGAGCAATAACCTGGGACGCATGGCCGACGTACTGGCGGCCGACCTGGTGCGCCTGGCTCCCGGGGCCAAACCGCAGATCGAGAGCAACCTGGCCAACTTGAAACAGCGCCTGCTCAAGCTCAGCGCCGACAGCGAGGCGCGCCTGGCCGAAGCCGACAACCTCAGCGTGCTGAGCCTGTCGGAACATTTCGGCTACCTGGTCAGTGGCCTGAACCTGGAGCTGCTGGAGGTGGATGCCCGGGCCGACAACGAATGGACGCCCGAGGCCCTGAAGAAACTGCAGGCTCGACTCAAGGACAACGACGTGGCCCTGGTCCTGCATCACCGCCAGCCGTCGGAAGCACTGAAGGCCGCCATCAGCGCCGGCGGCAGCCAGTTGCTGGTGCTGGAAACCGACAGCGCCGACCCTGCCAGCGAGCTGGAAACCAACCAACAGAAGATCATCCAGGCCCTGGCCCCGAAAAGCTGA
- a CDS encoding class I SAM-dependent methyltransferase: MSDYVNLNKTNWDERAPLHAASPDYCVQRFIDDPQYLSDVVRFDLPLLGDIRGLRGVHLQCHIGTDTLSLARLGAQMSGLDFSPASLAEARTLAQRCDTAIDYHESDVYKAADVLPAASFDLVYTGIGALCWLPSIEQWARTVGTLLKPGGRLFIREGHPMLWAINEDHSDSLRVELSYFERSEPLVWDDSSTYVETDKELEATVTHEWNHGLGEIISALLGQGLEITGLVEHQSIPWEALPGQMDADEHGEYRLKHAPWRLPLSYTLQAVKRA; encoded by the coding sequence ATGAGCGATTACGTAAACCTCAACAAGACCAACTGGGACGAACGCGCACCCCTGCATGCTGCTTCGCCGGACTATTGCGTACAGCGTTTCATCGACGATCCGCAATACCTCTCCGACGTGGTGCGTTTCGACCTGCCGCTGTTGGGTGATATCCGTGGCCTGCGCGGCGTGCATCTGCAATGCCATATCGGCACCGACACCCTGTCCCTGGCCCGCCTGGGCGCACAGATGAGCGGCCTGGACTTCTCCCCCGCTTCCCTCGCCGAGGCCCGCACCCTGGCCCAGCGCTGCGACACCGCCATCGACTACCACGAGTCGGATGTATACAAGGCGGCCGATGTGTTGCCGGCGGCCAGCTTCGACCTGGTCTACACCGGCATCGGCGCCCTGTGCTGGTTGCCAAGCATCGAGCAATGGGCCCGGACCGTGGGCACCCTGCTCAAGCCCGGTGGCCGGCTGTTCATCCGCGAAGGGCACCCGATGCTCTGGGCGATCAACGAAGATCACAGCGACTCGCTACGGGTGGAGCTGTCCTACTTCGAGCGCAGCGAACCCTTGGTCTGGGACGACAGCAGCACTTACGTGGAGACCGACAAGGAGCTGGAGGCCACGGTCACCCACGAATGGAACCATGGCCTGGGCGAGATCATCAGCGCATTGCTGGGCCAGGGCCTGGAAATCACTGGCTTGGTGGAGCACCAGAGCATTCCATGGGAAGCCCTGCCCGGGCAGATGGACGCCGACGAACACGGCGAATATCGACTCAAGCATGCGCCCTGGCGCCTGCCGCTGAGCTACACCCTGCAAGCCGTCAAGCGAGCTTGA
- a CDS encoding MbtH family protein, giving the protein MTSVFDRDDILFQVVVNHEEQYSIWPDYKAVPQGWRTVGKSGFKKDCLAYIEEVWTDMRPLSLRQKMDQQAVAG; this is encoded by the coding sequence ATGACTTCTGTATTCGACCGCGACGACATCCTGTTCCAGGTAGTGGTCAACCATGAAGAGCAATATTCGATCTGGCCTGACTACAAGGCCGTGCCGCAAGGCTGGCGCACCGTGGGCAAGAGCGGCTTCAAGAAAGACTGCCTGGCGTACATCGAGGAAGTCTGGACCGACATGCGTCCCTTGAGCCTGCGCCAGAAGATGGATCAGCAAGCGGTTGCCGGCTAA
- a CDS encoding aspartate aminotransferase family protein, protein MSAVTSLMEDQPVGLAAPVAETLYQFDESPLLARQNRQESNARSYPRRIPLALKRASGIHVEDVEGRRFIDCLAGAGTLALGHNHPVVIAAIQQVLADELPLLTLDLTTPVKDQFVQDLFGLLPEALAAEAKIQFCGPTGTDAVEAALKLTRTATGRSTVLSFQGAYHGMSQGSLSLMGSLGPKRALAGLLNNGVQFLPFPYDYRCPFGLGGAAGVKANLNYLENLLCDPEAGVALPAAVIVETVQGEGGVIPADLEWLRGLRRITEKAGVALIVDEIQSGFGRTGKMFAFEHAGIIPDVVVLSKAIGGSLPLAVMVYRDWLDTWQPGAHAGTFRGNQMAMAAGSAVMRYLKEHRVTEHAAAMGERLREHLLILQRDYPQLGDVRGRGLMLGVELVDPQGTPDALGHPPQHQRLAPLVQRECLKRGLILELGGRHGSVVRFLPPLVISAAQIDQVAEIFSKAVAAAVASL, encoded by the coding sequence ATGTCAGCCGTTACCAGCCTTATGGAAGATCAGCCGGTGGGGCTTGCCGCCCCGGTGGCCGAGACGCTCTACCAGTTCGACGAGTCGCCCCTGCTGGCTCGCCAGAATCGCCAGGAGTCCAATGCCCGCAGTTATCCGCGGCGCATTCCCCTGGCCCTCAAGCGCGCCAGCGGTATCCACGTCGAGGATGTCGAGGGGCGGCGCTTCATCGATTGCCTGGCCGGTGCCGGCACCCTGGCCCTGGGCCACAACCATCCGGTGGTGATCGCGGCGATCCAGCAGGTACTGGCCGATGAACTGCCGCTGCTGACCTTGGACCTGACCACGCCGGTCAAGGACCAGTTCGTCCAGGACCTGTTCGGCCTGTTGCCCGAAGCCCTGGCCGCCGAGGCCAAGATCCAGTTCTGTGGGCCCACTGGCACCGATGCGGTGGAGGCGGCCCTGAAGCTGACCCGGACCGCCACCGGGCGCAGCACCGTGCTGTCGTTCCAGGGTGCCTACCACGGTATGAGCCAGGGCTCGCTGAGCCTGATGGGCAGCCTGGGACCCAAGCGGGCGTTGGCCGGGCTGTTGAACAACGGCGTGCAGTTCCTGCCATTCCCCTATGACTATCGTTGCCCGTTCGGGCTCGGTGGCGCCGCCGGGGTCAAGGCCAACCTGAACTACCTGGAGAACCTGCTCTGCGATCCGGAAGCCGGCGTGGCGTTGCCGGCAGCGGTGATCGTCGAGACGGTACAGGGCGAGGGGGGCGTGATCCCGGCCGATTTGGAATGGCTGCGCGGCCTGCGCCGTATCACCGAGAAAGCCGGGGTGGCGCTGATCGTCGACGAGATCCAGAGCGGTTTCGGACGCACCGGCAAGATGTTCGCCTTCGAGCATGCCGGGATCATTCCGGACGTGGTGGTGCTGTCCAAGGCCATCGGTGGCAGCTTGCCGCTGGCGGTGATGGTCTATCGCGACTGGCTCGATACCTGGCAGCCCGGCGCCCATGCCGGCACCTTCCGTGGCAACCAGATGGCCATGGCCGCAGGTTCCGCGGTGATGCGCTATCTCAAGGAACACCGGGTGACCGAACACGCGGCGGCCATGGGCGAGCGCCTGCGCGAGCACCTGCTGATCCTGCAGCGCGACTACCCGCAACTGGGCGACGTTCGTGGCCGGGGCCTGATGCTGGGAGTGGAACTGGTGGACCCGCAAGGTACGCCGGACGCCCTGGGGCATCCTCCGCAACATCAACGCCTGGCGCCGCTGGTGCAGCGCGAGTGCCTCAAGCGCGGCCTGATCCTGGAGCTGGGCGGGCGCCATGGCAGCGTGGTGCGTTTCCTGCCGCCGTTGGTGATCAGCGCGGCGCAGATCGACCAGGTGGCGGAGATCTTCAGCAAGGCAGTGGCCGCCGCCGTGGCCAGCCTCTAA